The Ignicoccus islandicus DSM 13165 sequence GAAGCTCGGTAATAGGAGGTTCTATCGCAGTTAGCGGTGATGCACCGACCCTAATAGATGCGTTGGGGAGGGTTCCCTGGATATACGTGATAAGCGTTTGGTTATGGGTGGCGTCGTTTGATTCGATATATGCTATTGAAGATATTGAATTTGATAGGAAATATGGTCTTCATAGCGTTCCAGCCGACTATGGAATAGAAAAGACTAAAGCCATCGTTGAGTTCTCTTCACTCATTTTCTCCGCACTAATGATATGGAGCATGAAAGTGTACTCGTTAAACGTATTTTCCTCGCTATTAATGGCATACGGTTTAGGAACGTACTGGAAGTTAATTGGAATGTTGGAACTTGATCCCTATGAGGCCGCAAGCAAAAGCTTGAATGTTAACGTAAAGGTTGGCGTTGCTTTAGGAGTGGCCCCTCTTTTGAAGCTATTGCCACTAATGTAGTTTTCAAATAATTGTAGGTAACGTAGTTCTCATCTTCACATAACGTAATTTTTCCAA is a genomic window containing:
- a CDS encoding UbiA-like polyprenyltransferase; translated protein: MKDKLACYARLIRIEHTLFSLPFAYSGAILVRPPNLKEFILILTALFGIRAYSLIINNLLDINIDRANPRTANRPLPSGCVSVIEAITLGILSLILYFISAALLNYYALLLSPIFPILSTIYPLLKRCCPIAHFWLGAILGSSVIGGSIAVSGDAPTLIDALGRVPWIYVISVWLWVASFDSIYAIEDIEFDRKYGLHSVPADYGIEKTKAIVEFSSLIFSALMIWSMKVYSLNVFSSLLMAYGLGTYWKLIGMLELDPYEAASKSLNVNVKVGVALGVAPLLKLLPLM